The segment CCCTGACGGTCCAGCGCGGAGGAACCCCCGCGGTGACCCGGATCGGCGACGCCACGCTGCTGATGACTGGTGCCATCGAAACCAGCAACGGCCCGATCTACAGCATCGACACCGTGTTGATGCCCCGCTAAACCCTAAAGCAAATGGTGCCCAGACGCATTGCGCGCCTGGGCACCATTTGCTGTGCCTGCTCACTGAAAAAGTTGCAAAAACGTGGCCCAGGTCGATGGCGTACGCGGCAGGTCACCCTCCTCGGTCCACTGCCAGAACGGGGTGTACAGACTGCGGGCGGTAATCACCTCGTCCCGGAAAATCTGTGCGCTGAGTCCAGTGCGCAGCAGGCCGCTGGTCTCAAACCGGCGCAGCACCCCCTGGCGGTCATACGGCACCGCTCTGAGCTCCGGCACCCAGCCCTGCGCTGTGACGCTCAGCAGCAGGTACTGCGCGCGGGGGTCACGGTTGGCCGGCGCGCCCACCGCACCGGTGTTCAGCACCAGAGTGCCGTCGATCGTAGCCTGCGCCGGGCGGTGAATATGAGAACCCACCAGCACTGCGGCTTCGTTTTTCCCCTGTGACCGCAGAGCCTGAACGCGGTCCACCGGGGTCTTCTCACTGAGGCTTTCGCGGTAATGGTCGGCCGTGCCGTGGGCGATCCGCACGTCGGGCAGCTCAGGGTGAGACACGGTCAGGGCCATCGGCCAGTCTGCTGGCACGTGCAGCAAGCCTGCACGGTCCAGCTGACGGGCACTCCAGTCGGTGGCTCCCCAGAAGGGATCGGCGAACCAGTCTGAAGGCAGCGTCTCGCTGCGCTGCTCCCACAGGCGCAAGAGGTCGTCGTGGTTGCCCAGACTGAAGGACACGCCCGGCTGCCCCAGGAGAGTTTCCATGACCTCGACCGAATCCGGTCCACGGTTGACCACATCGCCATTCACGATCAGGCGGTCAGCGCCGTGCTGCCGGAGATCAGCCAGCACGGCGCCCAGGGCGTCGGCGTTGCCATGAATGTCTGCAATGATCGCCAGCCGCATCTCAGCTGAAGGTAGCAGGCTCAAAGAGCAGACAATGGGCCTAGAGGGTGGGGAAACCTACACCGGCGCCCCCACCCTCACCCGAACTGTCATAAAGGCCGGGAGTATCTCGGTGGCTCCACGGCAACACGCCCATGAGTGGGCTCTACGTCCAGCGCG is part of the Deinococcus malanensis genome and harbors:
- a CDS encoding metallophosphoesterase family protein, whose product is MRLAIIADIHGNADALGAVLADLRQHGADRLIVNGDVVNRGPDSVEVMETLLGQPGVSFSLGNHDDLLRLWEQRSETLPSDWFADPFWGATDWSARQLDRAGLLHVPADWPMALTVSHPELPDVRIAHGTADHYRESLSEKTPVDRVQALRSQGKNEAAVLVGSHIHRPAQATIDGTLVLNTGAVGAPANRDPRAQYLLLSVTAQGWVPELRAVPYDRQGVLRRFETSGLLRTGLSAQIFRDEVITARSLYTPFWQWTEEGDLPRTPSTWATFLQLFQ